From one Triticum urartu cultivar G1812 chromosome 3, Tu2.1, whole genome shotgun sequence genomic stretch:
- the LOC125548008 gene encoding eukaryotic translation initiation factor 3 subunit A-like: MQMLIVAHIHYVFLILWQREVELSRQQHAADLQEKNRLSRLLEHKNAFLERVVQRREAEFNSQKKERAKRINQLISRKRAKETLLKLMYYLFPEEERIQMFHVVDARKREE, from the exons ATGCAGATGCTCATTGTTGCTCACATTCATTACGTGTTCCTAATACTTTGGCAGAGAGAGGTTGAGCTCAGCAGGCAACAGCACGCTGCTGATTTGCAGGAGAAAAATAGGCTTTCCCGATTGTTGGAGCATAAG AATGCTTTCCTGGAAAGAGTTGTCCAACGTCGAGAAGCTGAGTTTAATAGCCAAAAGAAAGAGAGGGCAAAAAGGATTAATCAGTTGATTTCAAGAAAGCGTGCAAAGGAGACTCTGCTGAAATTGATGTATTATCTGTTTCCGGAGGAAGAGCGGATCCAAATGTTCCACGTAGTAGACGCTAGAAAACGTGAAG AGTAA